One stretch of Bacteroidota bacterium DNA includes these proteins:
- a CDS encoding T9SS type A sorting domain-containing protein has protein sequence MKKLILLTILSLFVNLAMASWSQTKGPYGGNINCIVTNGSNIYASNYGGGVFHSSNNGGSWTPVNNGIDDKYVKSLAISGSNLFAGTYTKGIYISTNNGASWSQINTGLTNLNVSSLVVSGTNIFAGTYGGVFISTDNGNNWAPVNNGLTNLGISSLAVEGTTVFASSYTGVSVSTDNGSNWTPVNNGLSNKSVATLFIDGSSIYAGTAGGGVFLSLNSGSSWTEINNGLVYKTINAIAANGSNIYVGTKFGGIYYSADKGTNWTSIGSGLKDTTINSIALFGSYILAGTNGYGMYISSNAGSSWSEVNNGLFYPSIYSLISNGTYLFAGTKSDGIYRSTDDGNTWTEVNNGISNKYVSAFAVSGTKIYAASHGGIHVSSNNGDSWTLLGSTMANKNITSMLIKGNTIFVSSSGNGVYRSSDNGLNWYGINTGLPSTSVNCLVTDGGNVFAGTTKGVAMLDTISFQWADVSSGLTYKRVSKMAIIGSTLYAGTIVGMFSSNDNGANWTEINNGLSNMNVTAMVASGSNLFIGNGEGKIYLSKDQGSSWLDKSAGFGNHYWFTFNANSKYIFAGSGGDGIWRRLLSEIYLDVHEDKGDNSQIIVYPNPSQGKFQIKNNSTDKIKFEINDVNGKLIVQSSLDAYTNLTEIDLRHVSKGIYYIRFEGNKLNYCEKIIIQ, from the coding sequence ATGAAAAAACTTATTCTTTTAACAATTTTATCATTGTTTGTAAATCTTGCTATGGCTAGTTGGTCTCAAACTAAAGGACCATATGGTGGGAACATTAATTGTATTGTAACAAATGGATCAAATATTTATGCCAGCAACTACGGAGGAGGTGTTTTCCACTCATCAAATAATGGCGGCAGCTGGACGCCTGTTAATAATGGAATTGACGACAAGTATGTAAAATCTCTTGCAATTAGTGGTAGTAATTTATTTGCGGGTACTTATACAAAAGGAATTTACATTTCTACAAATAATGGAGCTTCCTGGAGTCAAATAAATACTGGCCTTACAAATTTGAATGTAAGCTCATTGGTAGTTAGCGGCACTAATATATTTGCAGGAACATATGGTGGTGTATTTATTTCTACTGATAATGGGAACAATTGGGCTCCTGTAAATAATGGATTAACAAACTTAGGAATTTCATCGCTTGCAGTTGAGGGCACTACTGTTTTTGCTTCTTCGTACACAGGTGTTTCGGTATCAACAGATAATGGAAGCAATTGGACTCCTGTAAACAATGGTTTATCCAATAAGTCTGTTGCAACCTTGTTCATTGATGGTTCCAGTATATATGCTGGAACAGCTGGTGGAGGTGTTTTTTTATCCTTAAATAGTGGAAGTAGTTGGACTGAAATCAATAATGGATTAGTATATAAAACAATAAATGCCATTGCTGCAAATGGCTCGAATATATATGTTGGAACCAAGTTTGGAGGAATATATTATTCTGCAGATAAGGGGACTAATTGGACATCAATCGGTTCAGGTTTGAAAGACACAACTATCAATTCAATCGCATTATTTGGTTCGTATATTTTAGCCGGAACGAATGGTTATGGGATGTATATTTCAAGTAACGCAGGTTCTTCCTGGTCTGAAGTAAATAATGGACTGTTTTATCCTTCTATTTATTCTCTGATATCAAATGGAACATATCTTTTTGCCGGAACGAAATCCGATGGGATTTATCGATCGACTGATGATGGCAATACGTGGACTGAAGTCAACAATGGAATAAGTAATAAGTATGTTTCTGCATTTGCTGTAAGTGGAACAAAAATATATGCTGCATCTCATGGAGGAATACATGTGAGTAGCAATAATGGAGATAGTTGGACTTTGTTGGGTAGTACCATGGCCAATAAAAACATTACTTCAATGCTTATTAAAGGGAATACAATATTTGTTTCCTCCTCAGGAAACGGGGTGTATAGATCAAGTGATAATGGTCTCAATTGGTATGGAATCAATACAGGTTTGCCAAGCACCTCTGTCAATTGTCTGGTAACAGATGGTGGAAATGTTTTTGCCGGAACAACTAAAGGTGTAGCTATGTTGGATACCATAAGCTTCCAATGGGCAGATGTGAGCAGTGGTTTAACATATAAGCGCGTATCTAAGATGGCAATAATTGGATCAACCCTATATGCTGGAACTATAGTTGGTATGTTTTCTTCAAATGATAATGGAGCAAATTGGACAGAAATCAATAATGGTTTAAGCAATATGAATGTAACTGCCATGGTTGCCAGTGGTTCAAATCTTTTTATCGGAAATGGAGAAGGGAAAATTTACTTATCTAAAGATCAAGGTAGTTCTTGGTTAGATAAAAGTGCTGGTTTTGGGAATCATTATTGGTTTACATTTAATGCAAACTCAAAATACATTTTTGCAGGTTCAGGAGGGGATGGTATCTGGAGGCGCCTTCTATCTGAAATATATCTTGATGTTCACGAAGACAAGGGTGATAACAGTCAAATAATTGTATATCCAAATCCAAGTCAAGGCAAATTTCAAATTAAGAATAATTCAACTGACAAAATCAAATTTGAGATTAATGATGTGAATGGAAAGCTCATCGTTCAATCATCACTTGATGCATATACTAACTTAACAGAAATTGATCTCAGACATGTTTCAAAAGGAATCTATTACATTAGATTTGAAGGCAATAAGCTGAATTATTGTGAAAAAATAATAATACAGTAA
- a CDS encoding DUF4149 domain-containing protein yields the protein MDNIYLKVLFDWLHIMATIAWFGGMFTNMILVRPTILKVLDPPTAGKFMNELMKKTRIVVYVSIAVLFISGIPMKIINENYVSIINFSNNWQIVTFVKHVFVGILTLLAIFNFEILMPKAQKSAANGPSDELNKLKKSQEIIGKLSFLSAMIIIILSAIMLYI from the coding sequence ATGGATAATATTTATTTAAAAGTACTATTTGATTGGTTACATATTATGGCAACAATTGCCTGGTTTGGCGGCATGTTTACCAATATGATTCTGGTTCGTCCTACTATACTAAAAGTACTGGATCCACCCACAGCCGGAAAGTTCATGAATGAATTAATGAAGAAAACACGCATTGTTGTTTACGTATCGATTGCTGTGTTGTTCATTTCAGGAATACCCATGAAGATTATCAATGAAAATTATGTGAGCATCATCAATTTTAGCAATAATTGGCAAATAGTCACTTTTGTCAAGCATGTTTTTGTTGGGATATTAACCCTGCTGGCCATCTTTAATTTTGAGATTCTAATGCCAAAGGCACAAAAATCTGCAGCTAATGGACCTTCGGATGAACTTAATAAATTGAAGAAGTCTCAGGAAATTATTGGTAAATTATCATTCTTGTCAGCCATGATAATCATCATTCTATCTGCGATTATGCTTTATATTTAG
- a CDS encoding T9SS type A sorting domain-containing protein — protein MRINIAFLIFSLALLQSLTHAQTITIGEARAKSDGQIVNVNGIITSEEFGDLQYIQDETAGIAVYSSSTSGLKKGDSVNIIGVIKDYNGELEISPVNSFQLISSGNALPEPKVLDFATGYADKYEGQLVRFNAVRFSASGSFDGGSSGNNYEISQSAVIKEIRVLPQTNLVGKPIPTDEIDIIGLMGHYKNTWGTDKYQLKPRGTADLILGSGPTIISKIKQSDIQTTSFKVSFTTKNEGNTILKYGLTKNLELGVLTDPNMTKNHVMMLSSLEPTSFYYVVAQTVDANSDTSESGMHYFSTASLSSGTIKVFFNRTVDKTYSYSYDALYLNRSIDDSLVAYISRATATIDLAVYNLNNYGMSANISTALNNAHNRGVLVRVIGDGSTANIGLGDLSGPSVLKSPQGAAFTIMHNKFMIIDAKVSDPNMAIVWTGSTNLTEGQVHADPNNVIIVQDQALAKAYTLEFEEMWGSTTKYPDGVKSKFGKFKTDNTPHKFMIGGNLVELYFSPSDQVQSEIINTIESSDYSIYFGVYTFTRTAISDALTAEFNGGSYVAGIFGETSGSNATPFNNLVSSIGASYIKDYSNGNIFHHKYCIVDPNTPFDDPIVLTGSHNWSNAANVNNDENTLIVHSYEVANQYFQEWAQRFKDEGGSVFVGLEEDNIEQSPSILIMGNELLINMDSDHNEQLLISIYDLNGRTIYQNRIQTQVGKNTFRLPVNDLNKNIYLLHLQGEKTNYSTKLFKL, from the coding sequence ATGAGAATTAATATCGCTTTCCTGATTTTTTCACTAGCACTCCTTCAATCCCTAACCCATGCTCAAACGATTACTATTGGTGAAGCAAGAGCAAAATCGGATGGACAAATTGTTAATGTAAATGGAATTATTACTTCAGAAGAATTTGGTGATTTGCAGTATATCCAAGATGAAACAGCTGGAATTGCTGTCTATTCTTCTTCTACATCTGGACTAAAAAAAGGAGATAGTGTAAACATTATTGGTGTCATCAAAGATTATAATGGCGAATTGGAAATCAGTCCGGTAAATTCATTTCAGCTTATTAGTTCCGGAAATGCTTTACCCGAACCAAAGGTTTTAGATTTTGCGACAGGTTATGCAGATAAATATGAAGGACAATTGGTGCGATTTAATGCTGTTCGTTTTTCTGCAAGCGGATCGTTTGATGGTGGAAGCAGCGGGAATAATTATGAAATAAGTCAATCTGCTGTCATAAAAGAAATTCGTGTTTTACCACAAACCAATTTAGTTGGAAAACCAATACCCACTGATGAAATTGATATTATTGGTTTGATGGGGCATTACAAAAACACTTGGGGTACTGATAAATACCAGCTGAAACCACGAGGAACTGCTGATTTAATACTGGGAAGTGGACCAACAATCATATCAAAAATCAAACAATCCGATATCCAAACTACTTCGTTTAAAGTAAGTTTTACAACAAAAAATGAAGGAAATACAATCCTAAAATATGGGCTTACTAAAAATTTAGAATTAGGGGTTCTGACGGATCCAAATATGACTAAAAATCATGTAATGATGTTGTCATCTCTTGAACCGACAAGTTTTTATTATGTTGTTGCTCAAACAGTTGATGCTAATAGTGATACAAGCGAAAGTGGAATGCACTATTTTTCTACAGCATCTTTATCCAGTGGTACTATTAAAGTTTTTTTCAACAGAACAGTTGATAAAACTTATTCATATAGCTATGATGCACTTTATTTAAATAGATCGATTGACGATAGCTTGGTTGCCTATATTTCAAGAGCCACTGCTACTATTGATTTGGCCGTTTATAATTTAAATAATTATGGAATGTCGGCTAATATTAGCACAGCTTTAAATAATGCACATAACCGAGGTGTGCTTGTTCGGGTAATTGGTGATGGAAGTACAGCCAATATTGGCTTAGGCGATTTAAGCGGACCTAGTGTTTTAAAAAGTCCCCAAGGAGCAGCATTTACCATTATGCATAATAAATTCATGATTATTGATGCAAAAGTAAGTGATCCGAATATGGCCATCGTTTGGACAGGTTCAACCAATCTTACAGAAGGACAGGTTCATGCTGATCCGAACAATGTAATTATCGTTCAAGATCAAGCCTTAGCAAAAGCCTATACACTGGAATTTGAAGAAATGTGGGGAAGTACCACAAAGTACCCTGATGGTGTTAAAAGCAAATTTGGCAAATTCAAAACTGACAATACACCTCATAAATTCATGATTGGAGGAAATCTTGTTGAATTATATTTCAGTCCTTCCGATCAGGTTCAAAGTGAAATTATCAATACCATTGAGTCAAGCGATTATAGTATTTATTTTGGTGTGTACACTTTTACAAGAACCGCTATCAGTGATGCATTGACAGCTGAATTCAATGGGGGCAGCTATGTGGCCGGAATTTTTGGCGAAACCAGTGGAAGCAATGCAACTCCTTTTAATAATCTGGTATCGAGTATTGGAGCTTCCTATATTAAGGACTATTCCAATGGAAATATCTTTCATCACAAGTATTGTATTGTAGATCCCAATACGCCTTTTGATGATCCGATTGTTCTGACAGGATCGCATAATTGGAGTAATGCTGCCAATGTTAATAACGATGAAAACACCTTGATTGTTCACAGCTATGAAGTTGCTAACCAATATTTCCAGGAATGGGCACAACGTTTCAAAGATGAAGGAGGAAGCGTTTTTGTTGGATTAGAAGAAGATAACATTGAGCAAAGCCCAAGTATCCTTATTATGGGCAATGAATTACTAATTAACATGGATTCAGATCACAATGAGCAATTGTTAATCAGCATTTACGATTTAAATGGGCGAACAATTTATCAGAATAGAATCCAAACACAAGTCGGAAAAAATACATTCCGATTGCCTGTAAATGATTTGAATAAAAACATTTATTTGCTGCATCTGCAAGGGGAAAAAACCAATTATAGCACAAAGTTGTTTAAACTCTAA
- a CDS encoding DUF59 domain-containing protein → MSKENIKELEEKIIAALKEVYDPEIPVNIYEIGLIYEFNIKENKDVRVLMTLTSPTCPVADSMVEDVKEKVGSIDEINDVEVELTFDPTWDMSMMSLEAKIELGFD, encoded by the coding sequence ATGTCAAAAGAAAACATAAAAGAATTGGAAGAAAAGATTATAGCCGCACTTAAAGAGGTTTATGATCCAGAAATTCCAGTTAATATATACGAAATAGGACTCATCTATGAATTCAACATCAAAGAAAACAAGGATGTTCGGGTGTTAATGACACTTACTTCGCCTACCTGCCCGGTTGCTGATTCAATGGTTGAGGATGTTAAGGAAAAAGTAGGAAGTATTGATGAAATAAACGATGTAGAAGTCGAATTAACATTCGACCCAACCTGGGATATGAGCATGATGAGTTTAGAAGCAAAAATTGAATTGGGTTTTGACTAA
- a CDS encoding SufE family protein, translating to MSIEDIKNEVIEEFAMFDDWMDRYDHLIEQGKSLIPMDIKHKNDSNLIKGCQSQVWLHAYLDNNGNLIFEADSDAIITKGLIALLIRVFSGNKPSEVEEASVNFLDQIGLKEQLSPTRSNGLFSMIKQMKIYAIAFQAKK from the coding sequence ATGAGCATTGAAGATATTAAAAATGAGGTGATTGAAGAGTTTGCAATGTTTGATGATTGGATGGATAGATACGATCATTTGATTGAGCAGGGAAAGAGTTTAATTCCAATGGACATCAAGCATAAAAATGATAGCAATCTGATTAAAGGATGTCAAAGTCAGGTTTGGCTACATGCTTATCTCGACAACAATGGAAATTTGATATTTGAAGCAGATAGCGATGCTATTATCACTAAAGGACTGATAGCCTTATTAATTCGCGTATTTTCAGGGAACAAACCTTCTGAAGTGGAAGAAGCAAGCGTTAATTTTCTAGACCAAATTGGCTTAAAAGAGCAATTGTCACCAACCCGTTCTAATGGTTTATTCTCAATGATTAAGCAAATGAAAATTTATGCCATTGCATTTCAGGCAAAAAAGTAA
- a CDS encoding cysteine desulfurase has translation MALRDNISQIRKDFPILQQQINGNPLVYLDNAATTQKPLSVINAITNYYTSQNANVHRGNHFLSQLATERYEEVREKVRAFVNAKSTNEIIYTRGTTEAINLISDIIGKSIIQKGDEILITAMEHHSNIVPWQMLCEEKGAILKVVPITEKGELDLSNIDQLLSAKTKVFSFTHVSNAMGTINPIKELAAKAKSKNILTIIDGAQGASHLKVDVQDIDCDFYCFSGHKIYGPTGIGAIYGREELLNKLPPYHGGGEMIDSVSFEKTTYNVLPYKFEAGTPNIADTIAFGVALDYVLEIGLDAIADYEHELLAYATKKIIEIEGIRIIGTADQKTSVLSFLVDGTHPGDLGILLDKMGVAVRVGHHCAQPLMDGYKIPGTVRASFAFYNTFEEVDILIASLKKALMMLK, from the coding sequence ATTGCTTTGAGAGATAATATTTCACAAATCAGAAAAGACTTTCCCATTCTTCAACAGCAGATCAATGGGAATCCTTTGGTGTACTTAGATAATGCTGCAACAACACAGAAGCCATTGAGTGTGATTAATGCAATTACCAATTATTACACATCTCAAAATGCCAATGTACATCGTGGAAACCATTTTTTAAGCCAGCTTGCAACAGAACGATATGAAGAGGTTAGGGAAAAAGTCAGAGCATTTGTAAATGCTAAATCGACAAACGAGATAATTTATACAAGGGGCACTACTGAAGCAATAAACCTGATTTCCGATATCATAGGTAAAAGCATTATTCAAAAAGGGGATGAAATTCTTATTACAGCCATGGAGCATCATTCCAATATTGTTCCCTGGCAAATGCTTTGTGAAGAAAAAGGTGCCATACTAAAAGTAGTTCCAATAACAGAAAAAGGGGAACTTGACCTTAGCAATATTGACCAGCTATTAAGTGCAAAGACCAAAGTATTTTCTTTTACACATGTTTCAAATGCGATGGGAACTATCAACCCTATCAAAGAGCTTGCTGCAAAAGCTAAATCAAAAAATATATTAACAATTATTGATGGCGCACAAGGAGCATCTCACCTTAAAGTAGATGTCCAAGATATTGATTGTGATTTCTATTGTTTTTCAGGTCATAAAATTTATGGTCCTACAGGTATTGGAGCAATTTATGGTCGGGAAGAATTGCTAAATAAACTTCCACCCTATCATGGTGGGGGTGAAATGATTGATAGTGTTTCTTTTGAGAAAACAACCTACAATGTACTTCCTTATAAGTTTGAAGCAGGCACACCCAATATTGCTGATACAATTGCTTTTGGAGTTGCTCTGGATTATGTTTTGGAAATAGGATTGGATGCTATTGCTGATTACGAGCATGAATTATTAGCTTATGCTACTAAAAAAATTATTGAAATTGAGGGAATCAGAATAATTGGAACGGCAGATCAAAAAACATCTGTACTTTCTTTTTTGGTTGATGGTACACATCCCGGTGATTTAGGCATTCTATTAGACAAAATGGGGGTTGCTGTTCGTGTAGGACATCACTGCGCCCAACCTTTAATGGATGGCTATAAAATACCCGGAACGGTAAGGGCTTCTTTTGCTTTTTACAATACCTTTGAGGAAGTGGACATCTTAATTGCTTCATTAAAGAAAGCTCTGATGATGTTAAAGTAA